From a single Oncorhynchus nerka isolate Pitt River linkage group LG11, Oner_Uvic_2.0, whole genome shotgun sequence genomic region:
- the LOC115137383 gene encoding uncharacterized protein LOC115137383, with translation MANCNVMVFHTQIASVMEVLANAAVAEICKLVDDDYAVFRLEITQSQKETRTLRRKLQQLELKVARERAERTTRESAPASPNSVKFLDRYRGMARGEGHLTGGHRSFVKPAEDNAWRDDQPITIDEGTGTSTQHVIVIESADAEAAGPGVKQKGSEREEDLRHSRDIETGAAAGVTPPVATEDLATATVPQARTRRSITEEEAAPDVLLVKEEGCEEGLRNPVGTMVMEDNQSTPPPEPTEEPTEQKRTTHSLPESVDMEDGKPDLLLVKEETIEDVPENIDLLSGLKMGEQGGWLEANREDWAATLDSQNQAGATRDPGDITTEQARTRGNIVESAVHEDLLISGAAGRRDWTSEAAGHKPWLRIRTLDQEPSLFLSESETEPNREGQRLHHHTEQNQWTGGLNNLSPGGHQIDRGSSQGSSLQPRPFSSQSQCRDGAGPGADRDRPSCSYDTNTTVSMMNNSGHPGLQPSQRVVGDTPCGSLTGSLSSPSGSCLMPGEWVHRRPAPGSILPQLPHGYPTNTGRVRMGVHPKRYLAYNTTHNPNNTQTMARGQGWSSKTNHLRVVAPASASSGVIGSQRGNRTDADKPYACPTCGKRFARADYLREHQAVHTKERPFKCKLCYKSFSFLTNLIRHRSVHNREKL, from the exons ATGGCTAACTGCAACGttatggtttttcacactcaaatagcctccGTCATGGAGGTGTTAGCGAATGCAGCCGTTGCAGAAatctgtaaactcgtagacgacgactatgcagtgtttcgtttggaaataactcaaagccagaaagaaaCCAGGACATTGCGGAGGAAACTACAGCAACTAGAACTGAAGGTGGCACGGGAGCGCGCAGAGAGGACAACGCGAGAGAGCGCCCCCGCCAGTCCGAATAGTGTCAAGTTCCTCGACCGATACAGAGGAATGGCAAGAG GTGAAGGACATCTCACTGGAGGCCACAGGAGCTTTGTGAAGCCAGCGGAAGACAATGCGTGGAGAGATGACCAACCCATAACTATagatgaggggactggaacctcAACCCAGCATGTTATCGTGATAGAG TCAGCAGATGCAGAGGCTGCAGGTCCTGGGGTCAAGCAGAAGGGgtctgaaagagaggaggacctaCGACACAGCAGAGATATCGAGACTGGAGCAGCGGCGGGAGTGACGCCCCCTGTAGCCACGGAGGACCTCGCCACCGCCACAGTGCCCCAGGCCAGGACCCGACGCAGCATCACGGAG GAGGAGGCGGCTCCAGATGTGCtgctggtgaaggaggaggggtgtgaggagggTCTGAGGAACCCTGTGGGGACCATGGTCATGGAGGACAACCAGAGTACACCTCCTCCTGAACCCACAGAGGAACCAACTGAGCAGAAAAGGACCACACACAGTCTCCCTGAG TCAGTAGACATGGAGGATGGGAAGCCTGATCTGCTGCTGGTCAAAGAGGAGACCATAGAAGACGTACCAGAGAACATTGACCTGCTGAGTGGACTAAAGATGGGGGAGCAAG GTGGTTGGCTGGAGGCTAACAGAGAAGACTGGGCAGCCACCTTGGATTCCCAGAACCAGGCCGGTGCAACCAGGGACCCGGGGGACATCACCACCGAGCAGGCCAGGACCAGAGGCAACATAGTGGAG TCTGCAGTCCATGAGGACCTGCTGATATCCGGTGCTGCTGGCAGGCGAGACTGGACCTCTGAGGCGGCTGGTCACAAACCTTGGCTCCGGATCAGGACACTGGATCAAGAGCCGTCGCTTTTCCTTTCCGAGTCAGAAACAGAACCAAACCGTGAGGGGCAGAGACTCCACCACCACACAGAACAGAACCAGTGGACAGGTGGACTGAACAACCTCAGTCCTGGTGGTCATCAAATAGACAGAGGCTCCAGTCAGGGATCCAGTCTGCAGCCCAGACCCTTCTCTTCACAGTCTCAGTGCAGAGATGGAGCAGGACCTGGGGCTGATAGAGATAGACCCTCCTGTTCATATGATACAAACACCACAGTATCCATGATGAACAATTCAGGTCACCCCGGGCTTCAGCCTTCACAAAGAGTAGTGGGAGACACCCCCTGTGGGAGTCTAACAGGAAGTCTGTCTTCTCCTTCAGGATCTTGTCTAATGCCTGGTGAATGGGTTCATAGAAGGCCTGCACCTGGGTCTATCCTtcctcagttacctcatggttacCCCACCAATACAGGCAGGGTCAGGATGGGCGTTCACCCCAAGAGGTACCTAGCCTATAACACAACACACAATCCCAACAACACCCAAACAATGGCTAGAGGTCAAGGATGGAGCTCAAAGACTAACCACCTGAGGGTGGTGGCTCCTGCTTCTGCCTCGTCTGGTGTCATTGGGTCACAACGTGGTAATAGGACTGACGCTGACAAGCCATACGCCTGCCCCACATGTGGGAAGCGCTTCGCTAGGGCAGACTATTTGAGGGAGCACCAGGCCGTTCACACCAAGGAGAGGCCCTTCAAGTGCAAACTATGTTACAAGAGCTTCTCCTTCTTGACTAACCTGATCAGACATAGGAGTGTCCACAACCGGGAGAAATTGTAA